The Tachypleus tridentatus isolate NWPU-2018 chromosome 5, ASM421037v1, whole genome shotgun sequence genome includes a window with the following:
- the LOC143251123 gene encoding uncharacterized protein LOC143251123 isoform X2, whose translation MKFHCLFLYHKISIIILSTIFFVSSALLQNASPGYSTSKYSVMNRHSVWPTWKKTRDGDFPTKDILMIGHNEIKSMFGRKPENERTKDVSSYMIWTTEAEIQKVSAKRLNYVTRGSHAATTARNKMKFISLSEYTEEENKRIKTVMIGVVILLCSLLVCLFAYLCKTPLRKCMLPETQEVSEHIPESIPHTDNHLMHCAIWCQTKPPTYDEAVTNNQFPLRKVLTSDVPPPYEYCTAVTPY comes from the exons ATGaagtttcattgtttatttctttaccaCAAAATATCTATAATCATACTTAGCACCATATTTTTCGTATCTAGTGCACTGTTACAGAACGCGTCTCCCGGTTACTCAACGTCAAAATATAGTGTTATGAATCGTCACTCGGTTTGGCCCACGTGGAAAAAAACACGAGATGGAGACTTTCCAACTAAAGACATTTTAATGATCGGTCACAATGAGATTAAATCAATGTTTGGACGTAAACCTGAAAACGAAAGAACAAAAGACGTTAGTTCTTACATGATATGGACCACAGAAGCTGAGATTCAAAAGGTATCTGCGAAAAGGCTTAACTATGTGACAAGAGGAAGTCATGCTGCGACCACTGCCCGAAATAAGATGAAATTCATCTCGTTGTCag AATATACAGAAGAAGAGAACAAAAGGATTAAAACCGTAATGATTGGTGTGGTTATTCTACTCTGTTCTTTGCTGGTCTGTCTGTTTGCTTACTTATGTAAAAC ACCCTTGCGAAAATGCATGCTTCCGGAGACACAAGAAGTATCAGAACACATTCCAGAATCAATACCACATACAGATAATCACTTAATGCATTGCGCCATCTGGTGTCAAACCAAGCCCCCTACGTATGATGAAGCTGTGACAAATAACCAGTTTCCCTTGCGAAAG
- the LOC143251123 gene encoding uncharacterized protein LOC143251123 isoform X1, translating into MKFHCLFLYHKISIIILSTIFFVSSALLQNASPGYSTSKYSVMNRHSVWPTWKKTRDGDFPTKDILMIGHNEIKSMFGRKPENERTKDVSSYMIWTTEAEIQKVSAKRLNYVTRGSHAATTARNKMKFISLSGELNETCGPNKRCSVNYTYCLEGRCRCLSGFTQNKQQCVKEYTEEENKRIKTVMIGVVILLCSLLVCLFAYLCKTPLRKCMLPETQEVSEHIPESIPHTDNHLMHCAIWCQTKPPTYDEAVTNNQFPLRKVLTSDVPPPYEYCTAVTPY; encoded by the exons ATGaagtttcattgtttatttctttaccaCAAAATATCTATAATCATACTTAGCACCATATTTTTCGTATCTAGTGCACTGTTACAGAACGCGTCTCCCGGTTACTCAACGTCAAAATATAGTGTTATGAATCGTCACTCGGTTTGGCCCACGTGGAAAAAAACACGAGATGGAGACTTTCCAACTAAAGACATTTTAATGATCGGTCACAATGAGATTAAATCAATGTTTGGACGTAAACCTGAAAACGAAAGAACAAAAGACGTTAGTTCTTACATGATATGGACCACAGAAGCTGAGATTCAAAAGGTATCTGCGAAAAGGCTTAACTATGTGACAAGAGGAAGTCATGCTGCGACCACTGCCCGAAATAAGATGAAATTCATCTCGTTGTCag GTGAACTTAACGAGACCTGTGGCCCTAACAAACGTTGTTCTGTTAATTATACCTACTGCTTAGAAGGAAGATGCCGGTGTCTCAGTGGCTTCAcgcaaaacaaacaacaatgtgtaaagg AATATACAGAAGAAGAGAACAAAAGGATTAAAACCGTAATGATTGGTGTGGTTATTCTACTCTGTTCTTTGCTGGTCTGTCTGTTTGCTTACTTATGTAAAAC ACCCTTGCGAAAATGCATGCTTCCGGAGACACAAGAAGTATCAGAACACATTCCAGAATCAATACCACATACAGATAATCACTTAATGCATTGCGCCATCTGGTGTCAAACCAAGCCCCCTACGTATGATGAAGCTGTGACAAATAACCAGTTTCCCTTGCGAAAG